A genome region from Gallus gallus isolate bGalGal1 chromosome 9, bGalGal1.mat.broiler.GRCg7b, whole genome shotgun sequence includes the following:
- the PTTG1IP gene encoding pituitary tumor-transforming gene 1 protein-interacting protein, with amino-acid sequence MRGSRGGVFGANRGCWHTPPRVPVPSQPTNPVKKPPNAVSPRADTKPARRRPRAAGLRPDRRRGDGRRQRGRTSPRRSRGRRARRRAWGSRGAPRPGAEQLGAAPGTPPSVPPHPGGPRKAAAAPPPPCAGAAMAPPPALRLCVALLAVLLLPAAAAQQQQQEAAGECQQYTNRSCEECLKNVTCLWCASSRRCVPYPVRRILPPADLCELRSARWGVCWVNFEALIIAMSVVGGMILIMLLVCCCCCCKKKSKKPDKEDERAARERERRRVRQEERRAEMKSRHDEIRRKYGLFKEENPYAKFEN; translated from the exons ATGCGGGGCAGCCGAGGCGGGGTCTTCGGGGCGAACCGCGGATGCTGGCACACGCCTCCCCGCGTCCCTGTCCCATCGCAGCCGACCAACCCCGTGAAAAAGCCCCCGAACGCCGTTTCCCCCCGTGCCGACACCAAACCCGCGCGGCGGCGCCCACGCGCGGCGGGGCTGCGCCCGGACCGGCGCCGCGGGGACGGACGGCGACAGCGGGGACGCACCTcgccccgccgctcccgcgGCCGCCGCGCACGCCGCCGCGCGTGGGGGTCCCGCGGCGCTCCGCGCCCCGGGGCCGAGCAGCTCGGGGCCGCCCCCGGCACGCCCCCGTCGGTCCCGCCCCACCCCGGCGGCCCTAGAAAGGCGGCGGCCGCCCCACCGCCCCCGTGTGCCGGTGCCGCCAtggccccgccgcccgcgctGCGGCTGTGCGTCGCGTTGCTcgcggtgctgctgctccccgcggccgccgcgcagcagcagcagcaggaggcggCGGGAG AATGTCAGCAGTATACAAACAGAAGCTGCGAGGAGTGCCTGAAGAATGTCACC tgcctgtggtgtgccagcagcaggaggtgtgTGCCATACCCTGTCCGGAGGATCCTCCCACCTGCTGACCTCTGTGAGCTCCGCTCTGCACGCTGGGGTGTCTGCTGGG TGAATTTTGAAGCCCTGATCATCGCCATGTCTGTGGTGGGTGGAATGATCCTCATCATGCTGcttgtctgctgctgctgctgttgtaagaagaagagcaaaaa GCCAGACAAGGAGGATGAACGAGCTGCCCGGGAGCGGGAGCGCAGGCGAGTGCGCCAGGAGGAGAG gagagcagagatgAAGTCACGGCATGATGAAATCCGAAGGAAATACG gcCTGTTCAAGGAGGAGAACCCTTATGCAAAATTTGAGAACTAG